Proteins from a genomic interval of Lycium ferocissimum isolate CSIRO_LF1 chromosome 2, AGI_CSIRO_Lferr_CH_V1, whole genome shotgun sequence:
- the LOC132048397 gene encoding chalcone isomerase-like protein 1 encodes MPSTMENVTSKTEAIEIDPKTGLALNNKSSVDDEKKSETKKENIISDGAKTEEEKKEKDDQESNGAAAIKEEEIPVETEPKTGVSFPVKLLEDGKLLKAVGLRKKSMLGMGLKIYAFGIYADTEKLKELMLSKIGKAPSKPTKEMYQMVIDSDLGMMVRLVIAFSGLSMNMVRKNFDEGLGAAIKKLTGGKNEELTKKIMGEASDDIKLTSGSVIEISRLPGYVLQTKVMGEIVSKVESELLCRAYIYMYLGEDPFDKEAKEKFGASMLSMF; translated from the exons ATGCCAAGCACTATGGAAAATGTGACTTCAAAGACTGAGGCAATTGAAATCGACCCGAAAACTGGTCTTGCTTTGAATAATAAGTCATCAGTTGATGATGAAAAAAAGAGTGAAACAAAAAAGGAGAATATTATTTCTGATGGAGCCAAaactgaagaggaaaaaaaggagaaggatGACCAAGAATCCAATGGTGCAGCAGCTATAAAAGAGGAGGAAATTCCAGTTGAGACAGAACCAAAAACTGGAGTTTCTTTTCCAGTCAAATTATTAGAAGATGGGAAGCTGTTGAAAGCTGTTGGTTTAAGGAAGAAAAGCATGCTTGGCATGGGCCTCAAAATTTATGCATTTG GAATATATGCAGACACTGAGAAACTGAAAGAACTTATGCTCTCAAAGATTGGAAAAGCACCATCAAAACCAACAAAGGAAATGTATCAAATGGTGATTGATAGTGATTTGGGTATGATGGTGAGATTGGTGATAGCGTTCTCTGGGCTTTCAATGAATATGGTAAGAAAGAATTTTGATGAAGGACTTGGAGCAGCCATAAAGAAACTCACTGGTGGCAAGAATGAAGAGCTTACCAAAAA AATCATGGGTGAAGCATCTGATGACATAAAGCTCACTTCTGGATCAGTGATTGAGATTTCCAGGCTTCCAGGATATGTTCTTCAGACTAAAG TTATGGGTGAGATTGTGAGTAAGGTGGAAAGTGAACTACTCTGCAGGGCCTACATTTACATGTATTTAGGTGAAGATCCCTTTGACAAGGAAGCCAAGGAGAAGTTTGGTGCATCCATGCTCTCTATGTTCTAA
- the LOC132047246 gene encoding altered inheritance of mitochondria protein 32-like, translated as MLFKHSLSSITFFLHFSSTKISQKPFTLLSARALTHSMATGTPENISTAADDGDDVKFGFKRSEMYESKLAGTATSYDRHLFLCYKSHDTWPPRVESSDTDLLPKLLSNALKARKDDIKIKTLLTVCEVRDDMEVSDGDILIFPEMIKYRDLKESDVDAFVDDVLVNGNPWSSGLQESLSGSYVFVCAHNNRDRRCGVCGPILIEEFSKAIESKGLKDKVHVTACSHIGGHKYAGNVIIFSSGKDGEIVGHWYGYVTPNDVPVLLDEHIGEGKVIERLWRGQMGQYEKVTDKVDEQKVPEVTNEEKKPLENGTQESNVTGFSCCQGDAGVSCCRDASAEQKENKKGQGRVSNWFGKWEQREVLTAVGVVGAVAVVAVAYGFYKKSR; from the exons ATGCTTTTTAAGCACTCTCTCTCCTCAATCACATTTTTCTTGCACTTCTCTTCAACAAAAATCTCTCAAAAACCCTTCACTCTCTTATCCGCGCGTGCACTAACCCACTCTATGGCCACCGGAACACCGGAAAACATCTCCACTGCTGCTGACGACGGTGATGACGTCAAGTTTGGGTTTAAGCGTTCGGAGATGTACGAGAGTAAACTAGCAGGTACAGCTACGTCATATGATCGTCATTTGTTCCTCTGCTACAAGTCtcatgacacgtggcctcctcGCGTTGAATCATCTGATACCGATCTGCTTCCTAAGTTACTCTCTAATGCTCTTAAAGCTCGTAAGGATGATATCAAAATCAAG ACTCTTTTGACGGTATGCGAAGTACGTGATGACATGGAAGTATCAGATGGTGATATTCTGATTTTTCCTGAAATGATCAAATACAG GGATTTGAAGGAGTCGGATGTGGATGCATTTGTTGATGATGTGCTTGTTAATGGAAATCCTTGGAGCTCTGGATTGCAGGAGTCACTGAGTGGTTCTTATGTGTTTGTCTGTGCCCATAATAATCGCGATCGAAGATGTGGTGTTTGCGGACCAATTCTAATTGAGGAATTTAGCAAGGCGATTGAGTCCAAGGGTTTGAAAGACAAAGTTCATGTAACAGCTTGTTCCCATATTGGTGGCCACAAGTATGCTGGTAATGTTATAATCTTCAGTTCTGGCAAAGATGGGGAAATTGTTGGCCACTG GTATGGCTATGTTACACCAAATGATGTACCTGTTTTGCTTGATGAGCATATTGGAGAGGGAAAAGTCATTGAACGACTTTGGAG GGGCCAAATGGGACAATATGAGAAGGTAACTGATAAAGTGGATGAACAGAAGGTTCCCGAAGTAACCAATGAAGAAAAGAAGCCTCTAGAAAATGGAACTCAGGAGAGTAATGTGACTGGTTTCAGCTGTTGCcaaggtgatgcaggagtttcTTGTTGTAGAGATGCAAGTGCTGAGCAGAAAGAGAATAAGAAGGGGCAGGGAAGAGTTTCAAACTGGTTTGGCAAATGGGAGCAGCGAGAAGTTCTCACAGCCGTGGGCGTGGTTGGAGCGGTTGCTGTTGTTGCTGTGGCTTATGGCTTTTACAAGAAGTCACGGTGA
- the LOC132047248 gene encoding ribosomal RNA-processing protein 8, producing the protein MKKEEKRSRKRNRGKKVQKKSCPSNISDLDQSSASKNAISKTKKSSSFLDKMKARLSGGHFRMLNEKLYTCSGDEALNYFKENPELFNVYHAGYQEQMLHWPEQPVNVITKWLKDHSPSLIVADFGCGDARLARSVKNKVWSLDLVANDPSVIACDMSNTPLESSSVDVAVFCLSLMGIDYPSFLQEARRVLKPRGWLLIAEVKSRLDPTTGGADTNKFLKAICELGFTIESKDFSNKMFVLFYLKKKEKTNSVEKEINWPELKPCIYKRR; encoded by the exons atgaagaaagaagaaaagcgAAGCCGTAAACGCAACAGAGGAAAAAAAGTTCAGAAAAAATCTTGTCCATCTAATATCTCCGATTTGGATCAATCTTCTGCTTCAAAAAATGCTATCTCAAAAACCAAGAAATCTTCGTCTTTTCTCGATAAG ATGAAGGCAAGATTATCAGGAGGACACTTCCGTATGCTCAATGAAAAGCTCTACACTTGCTC TGGAGATGAGGCGCTCAATTATTTCAAAGAAAATCCAGAACTATTTAATGTG TATCATGCAGGGTATCAAGAGCAAATGTTACATTGGCCAGAACAACCTGTTAATGTAATCACAAAATGGCTAAAGGATCATAGCCCTTCATTAATTGTTGCTGACTTTGGTTGCG GAGATGCACGGCTGGCAAGAAGCGTGAAGAACAAAGTTTGGTCCTTGGATCTTGTTGCAAATGATCCTTCAGTAATTGCTTGTGACATGTCAAAT ACCCCCCTAGAGTCCTCGTCAGTTGATGTGGCTGTCTTTTGCCTTTCATTGATGGGAATTGACTATCCAAGCTTCCTTCAGGAAGCGCGCAGAGTTCTTAAACCCAG GGGGTGGCTTTTGATTGCAGAAGTTAAAAGCAGGCTTGATCCAACAACTGGAGGAGCAGACacaaacaaatttttgaaagcTATTTGTGAGCTTGGGTTTACCATCGAGTCAAAG GATTTCTCCAACAAAATGTTTGTGCTGTTCTACTTAAAGAAAAAG GAAAAAACGAATTCAGTAGAGAAGGAGATAAATTGGCCTGAGCTCAAGCCTTGTATATATAAACGGCGCTAA
- the LOC132047245 gene encoding LOW QUALITY PROTEIN: putative pentatricopeptide repeat-containing protein At3g01580 (The sequence of the model RefSeq protein was modified relative to this genomic sequence to represent the inferred CDS: deleted 1 base in 1 codon), which translates to MRTTYLLRHMRSREIVLNLVGVCRKAKLLSQLHSLTIKTGLLYETHLAPKLTELYFELLPFQTARKLFDEIPHPNVYTWNCILQRFCGRKQFEEVLSLFSSVFLFEKPDHFTLLFALKACSALKTLNFGKTIHGLGKKHGNIDSNMFLGSGLIEMYSKCGNMDDALCIFEEYSKPDIVLWTTLVSGYEKNFKPDEALAVFTGMVMTRGVSPDPITLVTVVSACTQLLNLKAGKSIHGVLIRKGYENPLPLFNALLNLYTKTGSIEYAESLFRVMEEKDVISWSCVISCYAHNGATDRAISLFDEMIYKGVEPNSVSVISALQACEASCNIGKGRQIHELAFQKGLERDILVSTALIDMYMSCCSPNEAIMVFDMMLRKDAVSWFALLCGCVQNGMANKSMQIFCNMLASDIHPDDTVMVKILGACSELGILQLTCCLHGYVTKGGFISNLFVGASLIECYAKCGSLEEAIEVFGRLTDKDVVIWSSMFAGYGIHGQARESIKLFHRMVTDSTVRPNKVTFLSILAACSHAGFVEEGIEFFNMMLNEYQLMPESKHYAIIVDLLGRTGELDKAMCIINQMQSEVGAHVWGALLGACRIHQNAEIGEVAARNLLRLDPDHAGYYILLSNVYAVDGKWDDAAELRSSIKERELKKLLAKVLLDFRNEVHVFLANGRYHWDLRAYL; encoded by the exons ATGCGAACTACTTATCTTTTGCGACATATGAGATCACGGGAAATTGTCTTGAATCTTGTAGGAGTATGTAGAAAAGCCAAATTGCTGTCTCAATTGCATTCTTTAACTATCAAAACTGGACTACTTTACGAAACTCACTTGGCTCCAAAGTTGACCGAATTATATTTCGAGTTGTTACCTTTTCAAACTGCACGTAAGTTGTTCGATGAAATTCCTCACCCAAATGTATACACTTGGAATTGCATTCTTCAACGCTTCTGTGGAAGAAAACAATTTGAGGAAGTATTGTCACTCTTTTCGTCTGTGTTTTTATTCGAAAAGCCTGATCATTTCACTCTACTTTTCGCATTAAAGGCGTGTTCTGCATTAAAAACACTAAATTTTGGCAAAACAATTCATGGGTTGGGGAAGAAACATGGTAACATTGATTCAAACATGTTTCTTGGATCAGGCCTTATTGAGATGTACTCAAAATGTGGAAATATGGACGATGCTTTATGCATCTTTGAGGAATATTCAAAGCCGGATATTGTTTTATGGACTACATTGGTTTCTGGATATGAGAAGAACTTTAAGCCTGATGAAGCATTAGCTGTTTTTACTGGAATGGTGATGACACGTGGCGTTAGTCCAGACCCGATAACTCTTGTCACTGTTGTTTCCGCTTGTACTCAGTTGCTGAATTTGAAAGCTGGAAAAAGTATTCATGGAGTTCTAATTCGAAAGGGTTATGAAAATCCCCTGCCTTTATTTAATGCTTTGCTAAATTTATATACAAAGACTGGTTCCATAGAGTACGCGGAGAGTTTGTTTAGGGTGATGGAAGAAAAAGATGTAATCTCATGGAGTTGTGTGATCTCTTGTTATGCTCATAATGGGGCTACTGATAGAGCAATAAGTCTTTTTGATGAGATGATATATAAAGGAGTTGAACCTAACTCGGTAAGTGTGATTAGTGCTTTGCAGGCTTGTGAAGCTTCTTGTAATATAGGAAAAGGCAGGCAAATACATGAACTAGCTTTTCAGAAAGGTCTTGAACGGGATATATTGGTTTCCACAGCTTTGATTGATATGTACATGAGCTGTTGTTCACCTAATGAAGCGATTATGGTATTCGATATGATGTTGAGAAAAGATGCTGTTTCTTGGTTCGCTCTGTTGTGTGGTTGTGTTCAAAATGGAATGGCCAACAAGTCCAtgcaaatattttgtaatatgtTGGCCAGCGATATCCATCCTGATGATACTGTGATGGttaaaattcttggagcttgttCTGAGTTGGGGATTCTTCAATTGACTTGTTGTCTTCATGGTTATGTCACTAAAGGTGGGTTCATCAGCAATTTGTTCGTTGGGGCTTCACTTATTGAATGTTACGCGAAATGTGGTAGCTTGGAGGAGGCTATCGAGGTTTTTGGAAGATTAACAGATAAAGATGTTGTTATCTGGAGCTCCATGTTTGCAGGCTACGGAATTCATGGGCAAGCTAGGGAATCAATTAAGTTATTTCATCGTATGGTTACAGATTCTACAGTGAGGCCTAACAAAGTTACTTTCCTGTCAATTTTAGCGGCTTGTAGTCATGCAGGTTTTGTTGAGgaaggaattgaattcttcaatATGATGCTGAATGAGTACCAACTGATGCCAGAATCAAAGCATTATGCAATCATTGTTGATTTACTCGGACGAACTGGAGAATTGGACAAGGCTATGTGCATCATTAACCAAATGCAGTCAGAGGTTGGAGCACACGTATGGGGGGCCTTGCTTGGTGCTTGCAGGATTCATCAGAATGCAGAGATTGGAGAAGTCGCCGCCAGGAATCTTCTCCGGCTAGATCCAGATCATGCAGGATATTATATCCTGTTATCAAATGTGTATGCTGTTGATGGGAAGTGGGATGATGCAGCTGAACTTAGAAGTTCAATTAAAGAGAGAGAGTTGAAAAAG TTACTGGCCAAAGTGTTGTTAGACTTTAGGAACGAGGTCCATGTCTTTTTAGCCAATGGTAGATATCACTGGGACTTAAGAGCATATCTATGA